A stretch of Allostreptomyces psammosilenae DNA encodes these proteins:
- the rsmG gene encoding 16S rRNA (guanine(527)-N(7))-methyltransferase RsmG encodes MTGELMQESRPEAKPDLPPAAAAVPAAPEAAAKVFGTSLRSAENYAAMLADAGVRRGLIGPREVERLWERHLLNCAVAAEVLPEGASLCDVGSGAGLPGIPLALVRPDLRIILLEPLLRRTTFLQEAVDELGLSNVTVCRGRAEEMIGRIEVDRVTARAVAPLARLAGWGLPLLRRGGEMVALKGGTAEEELASAREELLALGAVEWSVEQVGEGLVDPVTTVVRVRVGDEPGGRRAAARRAAAKKPPRAKGARGRSPRRARQR; translated from the coding sequence ATGACCGGAGAGCTGATGCAGGAGTCCCGCCCCGAAGCGAAACCGGACCTGCCCCCGGCCGCGGCCGCCGTCCCAGCGGCGCCCGAGGCGGCGGCGAAGGTCTTCGGCACGAGCCTGCGGAGCGCCGAGAACTACGCCGCGATGCTCGCCGACGCGGGAGTCCGACGCGGGCTGATCGGCCCCCGTGAGGTGGAGCGGCTGTGGGAACGCCACCTGCTCAACTGCGCGGTGGCCGCCGAGGTGCTGCCGGAGGGCGCGAGCCTGTGCGACGTCGGCTCGGGCGCCGGCCTGCCGGGCATCCCGCTGGCCCTGGTCCGGCCCGATCTGCGGATCATTCTGCTGGAGCCCCTGCTGCGGCGGACCACCTTCCTCCAGGAGGCCGTGGACGAACTCGGCCTGTCCAACGTCACGGTCTGCCGCGGGCGCGCCGAGGAGATGATCGGCCGGATCGAGGTGGACCGGGTGACCGCCCGGGCGGTGGCGCCGCTGGCCCGGCTCGCCGGCTGGGGACTGCCGCTGCTGCGGCGCGGCGGAGAGATGGTGGCGCTCAAGGGCGGCACCGCGGAGGAGGAGCTGGCCTCCGCGCGGGAGGAGCTGCTGGCCCTCGGCGCTGTGGAGTGGAGCGTGGAACAGGTCGGTGAGGGTCTGGTCGACCCGGTCACCACGGTGGTGCGGGTGCGGGTGGGCGACGAGCCCGGAGGCCGCCGCGCGGCCGCCCGGCGGGCCGCGGCGAAGAAGCCCCCGCGCGCCAAGGGCGCTCGCGGACGGTCGCCCCGGCGCGCCCGCCAGCGCTAG
- a CDS encoding ParA family protein produces the protein MQGYPVAAPVAPSHSGVAGTYVGDSLPGPRLNVSRETGAIPPPPRTRMMVVANQKGGVGKTTTTVNIAAALAMNGARVLVIDLDPQGNASTALGIDHHADVPSVYDVLVDGKPLADVVQPVKDVEGLFCAPATIDLAGAEIELVSLVARESRLKRALDSYEQPLDYVLIDCPPSLGLLTVNALVAGAEVMIPIQCEYYALEGLSQLLRNVELVRGHLNPALHISTILLTMYDARTRLAAQVAEEVRTHFADQVLRTSIPRSVRISEAPSYGQTVMTYDPGSSGALSYLEAAREIALRGAGANAHPANPYATQAGPGEGGHPQQSAAPSASPQHFGMVEENR, from the coding sequence ATGCAGGGCTATCCGGTCGCCGCTCCCGTGGCACCGTCGCACAGCGGCGTCGCTGGGACGTACGTCGGCGACTCGCTGCCGGGACCACGACTCAATGTTTCACGTGAAACAGGGGCGATCCCTCCGCCGCCGAGAACCCGAATGATGGTGGTCGCCAACCAGAAGGGCGGCGTGGGGAAAACCACCACCACCGTCAACATCGCGGCGGCGCTGGCGATGAACGGGGCCAGGGTGCTGGTCATCGACCTCGACCCGCAGGGCAACGCGTCCACCGCCCTGGGCATCGACCACCACGCCGACGTCCCCTCGGTCTATGACGTCCTGGTCGACGGCAAGCCGCTCGCCGACGTGGTCCAGCCGGTGAAGGACGTGGAAGGGCTGTTCTGCGCCCCGGCCACCATCGACCTCGCCGGCGCCGAGATCGAGCTGGTCTCCCTGGTGGCCCGGGAGAGCCGGCTGAAGCGGGCCCTGGACAGCTACGAGCAGCCGCTGGACTACGTGCTGATCGACTGTCCTCCCTCGCTCGGCCTACTGACCGTCAACGCGCTGGTGGCCGGCGCCGAGGTGATGATCCCGATTCAGTGCGAGTACTACGCGCTGGAGGGCCTGAGCCAGTTGCTGCGCAACGTGGAGCTGGTGCGCGGCCATCTCAACCCGGCGCTGCACATCTCGACCATCCTGCTCACCATGTACGACGCGCGGACCAGGCTGGCCGCCCAGGTGGCCGAGGAGGTGCGGACCCACTTCGCGGACCAGGTCCTGCGCACCAGCATTCCGCGCTCGGTGCGCATCTCGGAGGCGCCGAGCTACGGGCAGACGGTGATGACCTACGATCCGGGGTCGAGCGGTGCCCTGTCCTACCTGGAGGCCGCGAGGGAGATCGCGCTCCGCGGGGCGGGCGCGAACGCCCATCCGGCCAATCCCTACGCGACACAGGCCGGCCCCGGAGAGGGCGGGCACCCCCAGCAGAGCGCGGCGCCGTCGGCGTCGCCCCAGCACTTCGGCATGGTGGAGGAAAACCGGTGA